The following are encoded together in the Cystobacter fuscus DSM 2262 genome:
- the gloA gene encoding lactoylglutathione lyase gives MRILHTMLRVGDLEKSLDFYTRVLGMKLLRRKDYPDGKFTLAFVGYGPEDTHPALELTHNWDTSKYELGNAYGHIALGVQDIRAKCDAIRQAGGKVVREPGPMKHGTTVIAFVEDPDGYRVELIEQGS, from the coding sequence ATGCGAATCCTCCATACGATGCTGCGCGTGGGCGACCTCGAGAAGTCGCTCGATTTCTACACCCGCGTCCTGGGGATGAAGTTGCTGCGGCGCAAGGACTACCCGGACGGCAAGTTCACCCTGGCCTTCGTGGGCTACGGCCCCGAGGACACCCACCCCGCACTCGAGCTGACCCACAACTGGGACACCTCGAAGTACGAGCTGGGCAACGCCTACGGCCACATCGCCCTGGGCGTGCAGGACATCCGCGCCAAGTGCGACGCCATCCGCCAGGCCGGCGGCAAGGTGGTGCGCGAGCCGGGCCCCATGAAGCACGGCACCACCGTCATCGCCTTCGTCGAGGACCCGGATGGCTACCGGGTGGAGCTCATCGAGCAGGGCTCCTGA